In Rana temporaria chromosome 3, aRanTem1.1, whole genome shotgun sequence, a single window of DNA contains:
- the LOC120930904 gene encoding nodal homolog 2-A-like, giving the protein MTWLNVILYLTTISMVQGLPAFMQGNQKRIPLQQSNHGLGTSSSLDGQAYSSNKKYSSFMMQLYQSLIMGTQDTGLSSLEHSPLQDSDTVLRLTAKRCTKMDNHRSLYFDMSSLSGSKEIQLAEFRIQLSPKEKTQDMTLHIYHSEQGSKRLLLQSFYIDSSVTMGSSWKVFNLTKILNAYLNLRQSSNYDDIMGGGTSSQKDHENGCTDISTDRVVLMVFTKDNPSANVNGYLNLIQTVESSKYVMPPELKSEQGIKRHRKNRNKKGSIIMNHFPSRMVENGNPLCQRVDMMVDFEKFGWGNLIIYPKNFNAYRCEGACPIPLSETFKPTNHAYIMSLLKLFNSDNVECASCVPVKMRPLSMLMYENGDIVMKHKEDMIVEECGCH; this is encoded by the exons ATGACCTGGCTGAATGTCATTCTCTACCTCACAACCATCTCCATGGTACAGGGATTGCCAGCCTTTATGCAAGGAAACCAAAAAAGAATTCCTCTTCAACAATCTAACCATGGATTAGGAACTTCAAGCAGTCTTGATGGACAAGCATACTCTTCAAATAAGAAGTACTCATCATTTATGATGCAGCTCTATCAGAGCCTCATTATGGGGACACAGGACACAGGTCTGTCCAGCCTGGAGCATTCCCCCCTTCAAGATTCAGATACTGTCCTAAGACTTACTGCCAAAA GATGCACCAAGATGGACAATCATCGATCACTCTACTTTGACATGTCCTCTCTCTCAGGCAGTAAAGAGATTCAATTGGCAGAGTTTAGGATTCAACTTTCTCCTAAAGAGAAAACACAAGATATGACATTGCATATTTACCACAGTGAACAAGGTTCCAAGAGACTGCTTCTGCAGTCTTTTTACATTGATTCCTCTGTAACAATGGGTAGCTCCTGGAAAGTGTTTAACCTCACTAAAATTTTGAATGCTTATCTCAACCTTCGCCAAAGTTCAAATTATGATGACATCATGGGGGGTGGAACCTCATCTCAGAAGGATCATGAGAACGGTTGCACAGACATATCTACTGACAGAGTTGTATTGATGGTGTTCACCAAGGACAACCCTTCTGCTAATGTCAATGGATATCTCAACCTCATCCAAACAGTGGAGTCTTCTAAATATGTGATGCCGCCAGAATTAAAAAGTGAACAAGGTATCAAAAGGCACAGGAAGAACAGAAATAAAAAAGGCAGTATCATAATGAACCACTTTCCATCCAGAATGGTGGAGAATGGAAATCCATTGTGTCAAAGGGTTGATATGATGGTGGACTTTGAGAAGTTCGGGTGGGGAAATCTGATTATCTACCCAAAGAATTTCAATGCCTACAGATGTGAAGGAGCCTGCCCCATTCCCTTAAGTGAGACCTTCAAACCAACCAACCATGCCTACATTATG agTTTGCTGAAGCTATTCAATTCAGATAACGTTGAATGTGCCTCCTGTGTCCCAGTGAAAATGAGACCTTTGTCCATGCTGATGTATGAGAATGGAGATATAGTAATGAAACACAAGGAAGATATGATTGTAGAAGAATGTGGATGTCATTGA